CTTCTCGACGACACCGACGGCGAATCCAGCGATATCGTACTCGCCGTCCGGATACATACCCGGCATCTCGGCCGTCTCGCCTCCGACGAGGGCACAGCCCGCTTGGACGCAACCTTCGGCGACCCCTGCGACGATGCGCTCAAGTTTGGCCGGTTCTGCCTTGCCGGTCGCGATATAGTCTAAGAAATAAAGCGGTTCGGCCCCGTGGACGAGACAGTCGTTGACACACATCGCCACACAGTCAATTCCAATCGTATCATGTTGGTCGAGCGCGAACGCGAGTTTGAGTTTCGTGCCGACCCCATCCGTTCCGCTGACGAGAATCGGATGTTTCAACTGCATCGAGCCGAGGTCGATCATCGCCCCAAAACTGCCGAGCCCGGTCATCACTTCTGGACGCATCGTCCGTGCAACGTGACGCTTCATGCGTGATACTGCTTCATAGCCTGCTTCTAAATTCACACCCGCTTGTTCATATCTTAAACTCATCGTCAGTCCCCCTCAAGCTTTTGTCTCTGTTACAAGTTCCGCCAGTTCAGTTGGATAAAGTCCGGTGAAGCAAGCGGCACACTGCCCGCGCAAGTTCCCTTCGAACGGTCGGTCGATCGCTTCGACCGTTCCGTCCAATGTGAGGAACGCCAGTGAATCGGCCCCAATCTCTTCTTTAATCTCTTCGATGGATTTGGTGGCCGCAATCAACTCTTCCTTTGATGATGTATCGATGCCGTAATAGCACGGATGCTTGATTGGTGGTGACGTGATGCGAACATGCACCTCGGTCGCCCCGGCTTCACGGAGCAACTTGACGATGCGTCTGCTCGTCGTACCGCGGACGATCGAATCGTCGACCATGATGACCCGTTTTCCGTTCACGACGCCTCGAAGCGCCGACAGCTTCATCTTGACACCGCGCTCCCGTAGTTCTTGCGACGGCTGAATGAACGTCCGGCCAACATAGCGGTTTTTAATGAGTCCCATCTCGTACGGAATCCCGCTCGCCTCGGCGTAACCGATGGCCGCCGAAATGCTCGAGTCCGGGACGCCGGTGACGACGTCCGCTTCGACCGGTGCCTCGTCGAACATCTTCTTCCCCATCGCCTTACGGGCCGTATGCACGTTGACGCCATCGATGATCGAGTCCGGCCGCGAGAAGTAGATGTATTCCATTGAACACATCGCGCGGACCGAGGCCTCGCTGTACCGCTCCGACACGATCCCGTCTTGCGTGATCATAAGGAGTTCCCCTGGCTCGACATCGCGTACGTACGTCGCCCCCACGACGTCAAACGCACATGTCTCTGAGGCGAATACGTAGGCTCCGTCCTCGGTCTGGCCGAGCGAGAGCGGGCGCAAGCCGTGAACGTCGACGCCGACGTAGAGCGCGTCTTCCGTCAAGAAGAGGAAGGCGAATGCGCCGACGAGACGGGCCAAGCTATCTGCAATCCGCTCTTTCATCGAGTTGCCGCGGCTTCGTTTAATCAAGTGGGCGACGACTTCCGTATCGGACGTCGTCTGAAAAATCGCACCTTCCGCTTCGAGCATATGTTTCAACTCGTTGGCGTTGACGAGGTTAC
This sequence is a window from Exiguobacterium mexicanum. Protein-coding genes within it:
- the purF gene encoding amidophosphoribosyltransferase — encoded protein: MLYDIRGMNEECGVFGVFNHHEASHLAYYGLHSLQHRGQEGTGIVTADGERLHAKRGLGLVAEVFDEPSLDALTGHHAIGHVRYSTAGGNTLENVQPLHFKSLTGDLAMAHNGNLVNANELKHMLEAEGAIFQTTSDTEVVAHLIKRSRGNSMKERIADSLARLVGAFAFLFLTEDALYVGVDVHGLRPLSLGQTEDGAYVFASETCAFDVVGATYVRDVEPGELLMITQDGIVSERYSEASVRAMCSMEYIYFSRPDSIIDGVNVHTARKAMGKKMFDEAPVEADVVTGVPDSSISAAIGYAEASGIPYEMGLIKNRYVGRTFIQPSQELRERGVKMKLSALRGVVNGKRVIMVDDSIVRGTTSRRIVKLLREAGATEVHVRITSPPIKHPCYYGIDTSSKEELIAATKSIEEIKEEIGADSLAFLTLDGTVEAIDRPFEGNLRGQCAACFTGLYPTELAELVTETKA